In a genomic window of Sinorhizobium meliloti:
- a CDS encoding LacI family DNA-binding transcriptional regulator produces the protein MRDRPKIKDIAEKAGVSVATVSRALAASTLVTAETRQRVLDLARELDYRPNVSARNLRTRRSMTVLMVVRDVGNPFYLDILKGVEATAREAGYAVLMGNTEDDPARETEYFNMLRDGHADGMILMTGKLPPAGGWNHLPVVVALEMIEGSGLPHVQVDNVAAARGAVEHLISLGHRRIAHISGPVPEPMSVYRREGFRLAMRAAGLPIPAGYEVRGDFLIESGEECCRSLFSLSDPPTALFVANDEMAYGAVHELRRIGRDVPGDVSVVGFDDLYLSKAFYPPLTTVVQPRSEIGRTAMAVLLGILAGGSEGAEPIVLPTVLKVRGSTAPPLI, from the coding sequence ATGAGGGACCGGCCGAAGATCAAGGACATCGCCGAGAAGGCGGGCGTGTCGGTGGCCACCGTCTCGCGCGCCCTCGCCGCTTCGACGCTGGTGACCGCCGAGACGCGCCAGCGCGTGCTCGACCTAGCGCGCGAGCTCGATTACCGCCCGAATGTCAGCGCCCGGAACCTGCGCACCCGCAGGTCCATGACGGTGCTGATGGTCGTACGCGACGTCGGCAATCCCTTCTATCTCGACATCCTCAAGGGCGTCGAGGCGACGGCGCGCGAAGCCGGCTATGCCGTGCTGATGGGCAATACCGAGGACGACCCGGCGCGCGAGACCGAATATTTCAACATGCTGCGCGACGGGCATGCCGACGGCATGATCCTGATGACCGGCAAGCTGCCGCCAGCGGGCGGCTGGAACCATCTGCCCGTGGTGGTGGCGTTGGAAATGATCGAGGGCTCTGGCCTGCCGCATGTGCAGGTCGACAATGTCGCCGCGGCCCGCGGTGCCGTCGAGCACCTGATTTCACTCGGCCATCGGAGGATCGCTCATATATCCGGGCCGGTTCCCGAGCCGATGAGCGTCTATCGGCGGGAGGGGTTTCGCCTGGCGATGCGCGCTGCCGGGCTGCCGATTCCAGCCGGCTACGAGGTGCGGGGCGACTTCCTGATCGAAAGCGGCGAGGAATGCTGCCGCTCGCTCTTCTCTCTTTCCGATCCGCCGACCGCGCTCTTCGTCGCCAATGACGAAATGGCCTATGGTGCCGTCCACGAGCTGAGACGGATCGGACGCGACGTGCCGGGCGACGTTTCGGTCGTGGGCTTCGACGATCTTTATCTGAGCAAGGCCTTCTATCCGCCGCTGACGACGGTCGTCCAGCCTCGCTCCGAGATCGGCCGCACCGCCATGGCGGTGCTCCTTGGAATTCTGGCGGGCGGCTCGGAGGGGGCCGAACCGATCGTGCTGCCCACGGTCCTGAAGGTACGCGGCAGCACGGCGCCGCCACTTATCTGA
- a CDS encoding Gfo/Idh/MocA family oxidoreductase — protein MITLPKQTLRVGFVGTGFIAHFHLKSLIGVRNVEVTGVYSRNPENRARFASEVGALDLGECRAHESLESLLSAGDVDAVWILSPNYTRLDVMRTLHGEIKAGRSKIFAVACEKPLARTVAEAREMLHLAEDAGLNHGYLENQVFCTPVLRGKEIIWRRAASTTGRPYLARAAEEHAGPHEPWFWQGDKQGGGVLSDMMCHSVEVARHLLTAPGAPRNSLKVKSVNGTVANLKWTRAGYADELRRRFGEDVDYRRRPSEDFARATVTLEDEEGNELMIEATTSWAYVGAGLRIQLELLGPEYALEYNSLGTGLKIFLSRAVQGTEGEDLVEKQNAEQGLMPVLEDEAGVYGYTDENRHMVGCFRKGIKPLETFEDGLAVVEILMGLYRSAEIGATLHFPAPELENYIPVVARVGA, from the coding sequence ATGATCACATTACCGAAACAGACCTTGCGAGTAGGCTTCGTCGGCACCGGCTTTATCGCGCATTTCCACCTGAAATCGCTCATCGGGGTACGCAATGTCGAGGTGACCGGCGTCTACAGCCGCAATCCCGAAAACCGCGCGCGCTTCGCGAGCGAAGTCGGGGCGCTTGATCTCGGCGAGTGCCGCGCGCATGAGAGTCTCGAATCGCTCCTGTCCGCCGGCGACGTCGACGCGGTCTGGATTCTGTCGCCGAACTACACGCGGCTCGACGTCATGCGGACGCTCCACGGGGAGATCAAGGCGGGACGCAGCAAGATCTTCGCTGTCGCCTGCGAGAAGCCGCTTGCGCGCACCGTAGCGGAGGCACGCGAGATGCTGCACCTGGCCGAGGATGCAGGTCTCAACCATGGCTATCTCGAAAACCAGGTCTTCTGCACGCCGGTGCTGCGAGGCAAGGAGATCATTTGGCGGCGCGCCGCCTCGACCACCGGCCGGCCCTATCTCGCACGCGCCGCGGAAGAACATGCCGGTCCGCACGAGCCCTGGTTCTGGCAGGGCGACAAGCAGGGCGGCGGGGTGCTTTCCGATATGATGTGCCACAGCGTCGAGGTGGCGCGCCATCTGCTCACGGCGCCCGGCGCACCTCGCAATTCGTTGAAGGTCAAATCGGTGAACGGCACGGTCGCGAACCTCAAATGGACGCGGGCCGGCTATGCCGATGAGCTGCGCCGCCGCTTCGGTGAGGATGTCGACTACCGTCGGCGCCCATCGGAGGATTTCGCCCGGGCGACCGTGACGCTGGAGGACGAGGAGGGCAACGAGCTGATGATCGAGGCAACGACCTCCTGGGCCTATGTCGGCGCCGGCCTGCGCATTCAGCTCGAGCTCCTCGGCCCCGAATATGCGCTGGAGTATAATTCGCTCGGCACCGGCTTGAAGATCTTCCTGTCGCGGGCCGTGCAGGGCACAGAGGGCGAGGACCTCGTCGAAAAGCAGAATGCCGAGCAGGGCCTGATGCCGGTGCTGGAGGACGAAGCCGGCGTCTACGGCTATACGGACGAAAACCGCCACATGGTCGGATGCTTCCGCAAGGGGATAAAGCCGCTCGAAACCTTCGAGGACGGCCTGGCGGTCGTCGAAATCCTGATGGGCCTCTACCGCTCCGCCGAGATCGGCGCGACGCTGCATTTCCCGGCGCCGGAGCTCGAAAACTATATTCCCGTCGTGGCGCGCGTGGGGGCGTAG
- a CDS encoding ABC transporter permease — translation MSRVVSFVRQPIVVALALIVLLLYLGEALSPGLATGGQILRLLIVASLLGIVAAGQNVVILGGREGIDLSVGGVVSLSAILAGNVMNGADGGILPAVAACLAAGAFFGLLNGLGVTLLRIPPLVMTLGMLGVLQGLLVVIRMGIPSGQAAPALSRFVTQPLAYGIPGIIWLWIVIGILMALMLNRTVFGHRIYAIGSNEHAAYMAGVPVKLVRIALFMISGMFAAIAGLCLLGYSGTSFANVGEQYMLPSIIAVVFGGTSLAGGKGGYTGTMAGAVLLVILQSILTTINIEESGRQMVFGATLLLLMMFYGRGRAMRA, via the coding sequence ATGAGCCGAGTGGTGTCCTTCGTCCGGCAGCCGATCGTCGTCGCGCTCGCGCTCATCGTGCTGCTCCTCTATCTCGGCGAGGCGCTGTCGCCGGGCCTTGCGACCGGCGGTCAGATCCTGCGGCTCCTGATCGTCGCCTCGCTGCTCGGCATCGTCGCGGCCGGTCAGAACGTCGTCATCCTCGGCGGACGCGAAGGAATCGATCTCTCGGTCGGCGGCGTCGTCTCGCTCTCGGCGATCCTCGCGGGCAACGTCATGAACGGCGCCGATGGCGGCATCTTGCCGGCCGTCGCCGCCTGCCTTGCGGCCGGCGCCTTCTTCGGCCTCCTGAACGGGCTCGGCGTCACGCTTCTCAGAATCCCGCCGCTGGTGATGACGCTCGGAATGCTGGGCGTGCTGCAGGGGCTTCTCGTCGTCATCCGGATGGGAATTCCCTCCGGCCAGGCCGCGCCGGCGCTCTCGCGCTTCGTCACGCAACCGCTCGCCTACGGCATTCCCGGCATCATCTGGCTCTGGATCGTGATCGGCATCCTAATGGCGCTCATGCTCAACCGCACCGTCTTCGGCCATCGCATCTATGCGATCGGCTCCAACGAGCACGCGGCCTACATGGCCGGCGTGCCGGTCAAGCTGGTCCGCATCGCGCTCTTCATGATCTCCGGCATGTTCGCCGCGATCGCCGGCCTCTGCCTGCTCGGCTATTCCGGCACGTCTTTCGCCAATGTCGGCGAGCAGTACATGCTCCCCTCGATCATCGCGGTCGTCTTCGGCGGCACATCGCTTGCCGGGGGCAAGGGCGGCTACACCGGCACCATGGCGGGCGCGGTCCTGCTGGTCATCCTGCAGAGCATCCTGACGACCATCAACATCGAGGAGTCCGGACGCCAGATGGTGTTCGGCGCGACGCTGCTCCTGTTGATGATGTTCTACGGACGGGGCCGGGCGATGCGCGCATGA
- a CDS encoding sugar ABC transporter ATP-binding protein, with product MSKLKLSGVSKAYGATLAVRRGDLELMAGEVHVLMGSNGSGKSTLCKIIAGSVRPDGGRILVDDQPVTISGPRSARAHGIGIFYQELSLAAHRSVEENISLGKLPVKSRVFIDRWELRQRAARYIGLFEGVCGEGFSADTLVGNLRPDQRQLVEIMKALASEAPLLIFDEPTSALDRAQVERFFEILRDLKRRGRGIIFISHRMDEIKAIGDRVTIIRDGETITTLNLGDTDPATVIRLMVGGAGDMPATQSSVPALVEGEGGAALTVRDFSGRGFRNVSFEVGRGEILGFGGLHGQGQSAVLRAIFGAGSIASGEILIGDSRFDASNPRDAIRRGCAYVSGDRIRDGVISGRPIIENVTPIHYLRDRLMIARPGKLRDRVAPALESMHTKFASLFHPIGSLSGGNQQKVIIARWLIDRPDVLLLDDPTKGIDLSAKADLFALIRQLAAEGLGIVLYSSEDAELLGNANRILVFNGGSVSRELTGADRTRYNLYQAAYEAA from the coding sequence ATGTCGAAATTGAAACTGAGCGGCGTGAGCAAGGCTTACGGCGCGACCCTGGCGGTCCGCCGAGGCGATCTTGAGCTCATGGCCGGCGAGGTCCATGTCCTGATGGGTTCCAACGGCTCGGGAAAAAGCACCCTCTGCAAGATCATTGCGGGCAGCGTGCGGCCCGACGGCGGCAGGATCCTGGTCGACGACCAGCCTGTGACGATCAGCGGACCGCGCTCGGCGCGAGCCCACGGCATCGGCATCTTCTATCAGGAACTCAGCCTCGCCGCGCACCGCTCGGTCGAGGAAAACATCTCGCTCGGCAAGCTGCCGGTCAAATCGCGGGTCTTCATCGACCGCTGGGAACTCAGGCAACGCGCGGCGCGCTATATCGGCCTTTTCGAAGGCGTCTGCGGCGAAGGGTTTTCCGCCGACACACTCGTCGGCAACCTGCGCCCCGACCAGCGTCAGCTCGTCGAGATCATGAAGGCGCTGGCCAGCGAGGCGCCGCTCCTCATCTTCGACGAGCCGACCTCGGCGCTCGACCGAGCCCAGGTGGAGCGCTTCTTCGAAATCCTGCGCGATCTCAAGCGTCGCGGGCGGGGCATCATCTTCATTTCGCACCGCATGGACGAGATCAAGGCGATCGGCGACCGCGTCACTATCATTCGCGACGGCGAGACCATCACCACGCTCAACCTGGGCGACACGGACCCGGCAACCGTGATCCGGCTGATGGTCGGCGGTGCCGGCGACATGCCGGCAACGCAATCCTCAGTGCCGGCGTTGGTGGAGGGTGAAGGAGGCGCCGCGCTGACGGTGCGCGATTTTTCCGGCCGCGGTTTCCGCAATGTAAGTTTCGAGGTTGGCCGCGGCGAGATTCTCGGCTTCGGCGGGCTGCACGGCCAGGGCCAATCGGCGGTGCTCAGAGCGATCTTCGGCGCCGGCTCGATCGCCTCGGGCGAAATCCTCATCGGCGACAGCCGCTTCGACGCTTCGAACCCGCGTGACGCGATCCGGCGCGGCTGCGCCTATGTCTCCGGCGACCGCATCCGCGACGGCGTCATCAGCGGAAGACCGATCATCGAGAACGTCACGCCGATCCATTATCTGCGCGACCGGCTGATGATCGCTCGGCCGGGCAAGCTGCGCGACAGGGTGGCGCCGGCGCTGGAAAGCATGCACACCAAATTCGCGAGCCTCTTCCACCCGATCGGTTCGCTTTCGGGCGGCAATCAGCAGAAGGTGATCATCGCCCGCTGGCTGATCGACCGCCCCGACGTGCTGCTGCTCGACGACCCGACCAAGGGCATCGACCTGTCCGCCAAGGCGGACCTCTTCGCGCTGATCCGGCAACTGGCGGCGGAGGGGCTCGGCATTGTCCTCTATTCTTCCGAGGATGCCGAACTGCTCGGCAACGCCAACCGCATTCTCGTCTTCAACGGCGGATCGGTCAGCCGGGAGCTTACGGGGGCGGACCGCACCCGCTACAATCTATATCAAGCCGCTTACGAGGCCGCGTGA
- a CDS encoding NAD-dependent epimerase/dehydratase family protein: MPKDANQPTVLITGSSGFLGQAIAHRLRDRYRVIGLDLSPPKGKSETEETIKFDITSDESVREAIETAGKRSGGRLASVIHLAAYYDTTGKDNPKYDAVNVEGTRRLLEALQGLPTEQFIYASTLLVQAPSPARGARINEDDPLDPAWAYPKSKAETEAAIARHRGAIRTATLRLAGVYDEDCRAAFIAQQIARIFERLPTAYLFSGDLDAGQPYLHKDDLVEAFARTVDRRNDLPDDCVLLIGEEETLSYGDLQKRIGRLIHGEDWRTLALPKSLAKPGAWMQTEVLDQDSEIKPWMVENSDDHYEIDISRARNKLGWEPRHSLAATLPEMIRRLKQDPTDWYAKNKLEPSVVAASDPEIEQAEKRLAEPLERSDAEVEAAVEAHRLRTLWAPLANVALGLWLVSSPATLGLFDPVSVPLPPALGHEIDEPAIRNARLGTSEILSGLLVAAFALFGMYRRWSHAQWITAALGVWIMLAPLVFWTTSAAAYAIDTLAGMLIVAFAVMIPPTPGIRLRALAADDDRPLGWSYSPSSFTQRMPIVALAFVGLFVSRYLAAYQMGHVDGLWDPFFGPGEAPVRNGSEAVVTSWVSKGFPIADAGLGAFAYSLDILAGAIGDSRRWRTMPWMVLLFGLLIVPLGVVSVSFIIIQPPLIGALCTLCIIQAGVTVVLIPYSIDEVLATIQYLWRVRKAGEPFWRTFWMGGPAISEDQTPAPDLNRPATELLKEFIVGGVNFPWTLVASALLGAVLMTTPLIFGSLPPLYHSDHVLGCLVILVAVTAMAEVVRPVRFLNVLLGAWVAASPFLFAGGSTVATLADVAIGLALIALSLPRGRRSEEHYGGWGRAIV; this comes from the coding sequence ATGCCGAAAGATGCAAATCAGCCGACCGTTCTCATTACCGGCTCGAGCGGCTTTCTGGGCCAGGCGATCGCGCATCGCCTGAGGGACCGGTATCGCGTCATCGGGCTCGACCTGTCCCCGCCGAAAGGCAAGTCCGAGACCGAAGAGACGATCAAATTCGACATCACCTCCGACGAAAGCGTGAGAGAGGCGATCGAGACGGCGGGCAAGCGCAGCGGCGGGCGCCTTGCCTCCGTCATTCATCTCGCCGCCTATTACGACACCACCGGCAAGGACAATCCCAAATACGATGCCGTCAATGTCGAGGGCACGCGCCGGCTATTGGAGGCGCTGCAGGGTCTTCCCACCGAACAGTTCATCTATGCAAGCACGCTGCTGGTGCAGGCGCCCAGTCCGGCCAGGGGTGCGCGGATCAACGAGGATGATCCGCTGGACCCCGCCTGGGCCTATCCCAAATCGAAGGCCGAGACCGAGGCGGCGATTGCCAGACATCGCGGCGCAATCAGGACCGCGACCCTCCGTCTCGCTGGCGTCTATGACGAGGACTGCCGAGCCGCTTTCATCGCTCAGCAGATCGCCCGCATCTTCGAGCGGCTCCCGACCGCCTATCTGTTCAGCGGCGATCTGGATGCAGGCCAGCCCTATCTGCACAAGGACGATCTGGTCGAGGCTTTCGCGCGCACGGTCGACCGTCGCAACGACTTGCCCGATGATTGCGTGTTGCTGATCGGCGAGGAGGAAACGCTCTCCTATGGCGACTTGCAGAAGCGCATCGGCCGGCTGATCCACGGCGAGGACTGGCGCACGCTCGCTCTGCCCAAGAGCCTCGCCAAGCCGGGGGCTTGGATGCAGACCGAGGTGCTCGACCAGGACTCGGAGATCAAGCCGTGGATGGTCGAGAACTCGGACGATCATTACGAGATCGACATCTCCCGTGCCCGCAACAAGCTCGGCTGGGAGCCGAGGCACAGCCTAGCTGCGACGTTGCCGGAAATGATCCGGCGGCTCAAGCAAGACCCGACCGACTGGTACGCGAAGAACAAGCTGGAGCCCTCTGTGGTCGCCGCCTCGGATCCCGAGATCGAGCAGGCGGAGAAAAGGCTGGCGGAGCCGCTGGAACGCAGTGACGCCGAAGTCGAAGCTGCCGTGGAAGCGCACCGGTTGCGCACGCTATGGGCGCCGCTGGCAAATGTCGCTCTCGGCCTGTGGCTCGTCTCCTCGCCGGCGACGCTCGGCCTTTTCGACCCCGTCAGCGTGCCGCTGCCGCCGGCGCTCGGCCACGAGATCGACGAACCCGCCATACGCAATGCCCGTCTCGGGACAAGCGAGATCCTGTCCGGACTGCTCGTTGCCGCATTCGCGCTTTTCGGCATGTACCGGCGCTGGTCTCATGCGCAATGGATCACGGCCGCGCTCGGCGTCTGGATCATGCTGGCCCCGCTTGTCTTCTGGACGACGAGTGCCGCGGCCTACGCCATCGATACGCTTGCCGGCATGCTGATCGTGGCCTTTGCGGTGATGATTCCGCCGACGCCCGGAATAAGGCTGCGGGCGCTCGCGGCCGACGACGACCGGCCCCTCGGCTGGAGCTATTCGCCGTCCTCCTTCACGCAGCGCATGCCGATCGTCGCGCTCGCCTTTGTCGGCCTCTTCGTCTCGCGCTATCTCGCCGCCTATCAGATGGGCCATGTCGACGGGCTGTGGGACCCGTTCTTCGGGCCGGGCGAGGCACCCGTCCGCAACGGCAGCGAGGCGGTCGTGACGTCCTGGGTGTCCAAGGGCTTTCCGATCGCCGATGCCGGCCTCGGCGCCTTCGCCTATTCGCTGGACATTCTGGCCGGCGCGATCGGAGACAGCCGGCGCTGGCGCACCATGCCCTGGATGGTGCTCCTCTTCGGCCTGCTGATCGTGCCCCTCGGCGTCGTCAGCGTCTCCTTCATCATCATCCAGCCGCCGCTTATCGGGGCGCTCTGTACGCTCTGCATCATCCAGGCGGGCGTCACCGTCGTGCTCATCCCCTATTCGATAGACGAGGTGCTCGCCACCATCCAGTACCTCTGGCGCGTAAGGAAGGCGGGCGAGCCGTTCTGGCGGACGTTCTGGATGGGCGGCCCGGCCATTTCGGAGGACCAGACGCCGGCGCCCGACCTCAACCGTCCGGCGACCGAGCTGTTGAAGGAATTCATCGTCGGCGGCGTCAACTTTCCCTGGACGCTGGTCGCCAGCGCATTGCTCGGCGCGGTCCTGATGACGACGCCCTTGATTTTCGGCAGCCTCCCGCCGCTCTATCACAGCGACCACGTTCTCGGCTGCCTCGTGATCCTGGTTGCCGTCACCGCCATGGCGGAGGTCGTCCGGCCGGTGCGCTTCCTGAATGTGCTGCTCGGCGCCTGGGTGGCGGCCTCGCCCTTCCTGTTTGCCGGCGGCAGCACGGTCGCGACCCTTGCCGACGTCGCGATCGGCTTGGCACTGATCGCGCTCAGCCTGCCGCGCGGGAGGCGCAGCGAAGAACATTATGGCGGCTGGGGCCGGGCGATCGTCTGA
- a CDS encoding ABC transporter permease codes for MAETATVPTYRRAGGIGRLLERYPFLPALVIVAVLLLLNGFFSPNSLTFRALTGLLSTYMALILLAIAQTYVVYAGDIDLSAGAILSLVNVAIVVLMERWGGGAGAVFLALAIGLLLGLACGLVNGLVVAALRLQAIVATFATSIFFTGLALYILPVAGTPAPALFWRTYGGRLFGVPFVFYILAALVILLAVMSRTRLVTQLLAVGDDQQAAYQTGLPVIATRIKGYVLCGLFSALAAFCITGDTASGDPLVGGKMTLYSVAAVVLGGSALSGGWGTVVGSLLGALTIGLINSVVFFMGTPSEWQNFVQGLAILLVLMAGVLAGRRARS; via the coding sequence ATGGCAGAGACCGCAACCGTCCCGACATACCGGCGCGCCGGCGGCATCGGCAGGCTGCTGGAGCGCTATCCTTTCCTGCCCGCGCTCGTGATCGTCGCCGTACTCCTTCTCCTCAACGGCTTCTTTTCGCCGAACAGCCTGACATTTCGGGCTCTGACCGGGCTGCTCAGCACCTATATGGCGCTGATCCTGCTCGCGATCGCACAGACCTACGTCGTCTATGCCGGCGATATCGACCTCTCTGCCGGCGCGATCCTCTCGCTGGTCAATGTCGCGATCGTGGTTCTGATGGAACGCTGGGGAGGCGGTGCCGGCGCGGTGTTCCTGGCACTGGCCATCGGTCTCCTGCTCGGGCTGGCCTGCGGGCTCGTGAACGGCCTCGTCGTCGCGGCTCTGCGGCTGCAGGCGATCGTCGCGACCTTCGCGACCAGCATCTTCTTCACGGGCCTTGCGCTTTACATCCTGCCCGTTGCCGGCACGCCGGCGCCGGCGCTCTTCTGGCGCACCTATGGCGGCCGGCTTTTCGGCGTTCCCTTCGTCTTCTACATCCTGGCGGCCCTCGTCATCCTCCTCGCGGTGATGAGCCGCACCAGGCTGGTCACGCAACTGCTTGCCGTTGGCGACGACCAGCAGGCGGCCTACCAGACCGGGCTGCCTGTCATAGCGACCCGGATCAAGGGCTATGTGCTCTGCGGCCTCTTTTCCGCGCTCGCCGCCTTCTGCATCACCGGCGATACCGCAAGCGGCGATCCGCTGGTCGGGGGCAAGATGACGCTCTACAGCGTCGCGGCGGTCGTGCTCGGCGGCAGCGCCCTCTCCGGCGGCTGGGGCACCGTCGTCGGCTCGCTGCTCGGGGCGCTGACGATAGGGCTCATCAACTCGGTCGTCTTTTTCATGGGCACGCCGTCCGAGTGGCAGAACTTCGTGCAGGGCCTCGCGATCCTCCTCGTCCTGATGGCGGGCGTGCTTGCCGGCAGGAGGGCGCGCTCATGA
- a CDS encoding ZIP family metal transporter → MSNDLLIILGIAAAAAVASPLGGLAAISLRPSSLVLSIAVGFAAGVLMGTFAFEMMPTSMELAGLPLAVAGFLLGLGLVYILDLYVNRWKMAGPEADQKTEVDQLHRRRKPRGSNVAVLAGGTSAEELIEGMTIGVGATFEPKVALIVGLAICIDNFSEGMSIGELTLDEERKNAKRRILGWTSLIGLSLFVSAVAGWFLLKGLVQPVTGFLFATGAGGMFYLTITDLVPEAESHQFQQSSAIANAAGFLLVMVLAQMS, encoded by the coding sequence ATGAGCAATGATCTCCTGATCATCCTGGGAATCGCGGCAGCGGCGGCCGTCGCATCGCCCCTGGGCGGCCTGGCGGCGATCTCGCTCAGGCCGTCGAGCCTCGTGCTCTCGATCGCGGTCGGCTTCGCGGCCGGCGTCCTCATGGGCACCTTCGCTTTCGAGATGATGCCCACCTCCATGGAACTTGCAGGTCTTCCGCTTGCCGTTGCCGGATTTCTGCTCGGGCTGGGACTCGTCTATATTCTCGACCTCTACGTCAACCGCTGGAAAATGGCCGGGCCGGAAGCGGATCAAAAGACCGAGGTCGATCAGTTGCACCGGAGGCGCAAGCCGCGCGGGAGCAATGTCGCGGTGCTCGCCGGCGGCACGAGTGCGGAAGAGCTGATCGAAGGCATGACGATCGGCGTCGGCGCCACCTTCGAGCCGAAAGTGGCGCTTATCGTGGGTCTTGCGATCTGCATCGATAATTTCAGCGAAGGAATGAGCATCGGCGAATTGACGCTCGACGAGGAGCGGAAGAACGCGAAGCGCCGGATACTCGGATGGACCTCCCTCATCGGCCTCTCCCTTTTCGTGTCCGCCGTTGCAGGGTGGTTCCTGCTGAAAGGCCTGGTCCAGCCGGTCACCGGTTTTCTCTTCGCGACGGGAGCGGGCGGGATGTTCTACCTGACGATTACCGACCTCGTGCCGGAAGCGGAGTCGCATCAATTTCAGCAGTCTTCGGCGATCGCCAACGCCGCCGGCTTCCTGCTCGTCATGGTGCTTGCGCAGATGAGCTGA
- a CDS encoding ATP-dependent DNA ligase → MASPAHGKPTKKAAPSSAAKKAGSFPLPVSTAPMEARSATGLPGGDAWQYEPKWDGFRCLAFKSGEDVDIRAKSGKPLGRFFPEILALLRRLEPDMFVLDGELVIEVDGRLSFDALQMRLHPAASRVQKLSQETPAKLILFDMLAGTDGTVLTDQSLTARRARLETFAKENAVAEMLELSPFTLDVKEAERWLTSWQAGATDGVVAKRRDGAYECGERAMVKVKRLKTADCVVGGFRYESDSSLVGSLLLGLYDTEGLLNHVGFTATISDKERPALTRQLEALQEPPGFTGKAPGGPSRWSSERSGEWQPVRPELVVEVRFDHVSNRRFRHGTKLMRWRPDKDPRQCTYEQIVRPEGSP, encoded by the coding sequence ATGGCGTCGCCCGCACATGGAAAGCCGACGAAGAAGGCCGCTCCGTCAAGCGCGGCGAAGAAGGCGGGGAGCTTTCCCCTGCCCGTCAGCACGGCGCCGATGGAAGCCCGTTCCGCGACCGGGCTTCCGGGCGGCGACGCATGGCAGTACGAGCCGAAGTGGGACGGCTTTCGCTGCCTTGCGTTCAAGTCCGGCGAGGACGTCGACATAAGGGCGAAATCCGGCAAGCCGCTCGGGCGCTTCTTCCCCGAGATCCTCGCCCTGCTGCGCCGACTGGAGCCGGACATGTTCGTCCTCGACGGCGAACTGGTGATCGAGGTCGACGGGCGCCTTTCCTTCGACGCCCTTCAGATGCGCCTGCATCCGGCGGCAAGCCGCGTACAGAAGCTCTCGCAGGAGACGCCGGCCAAACTCATCCTGTTCGACATGCTGGCCGGCACCGACGGAACGGTCCTGACCGACCAGTCCCTGACAGCACGGCGCGCCCGGCTCGAAACATTCGCCAAAGAGAACGCGGTTGCGGAGATGCTCGAGCTTTCGCCCTTCACGCTCGACGTTAAGGAGGCCGAGAGGTGGCTCACCTCATGGCAGGCGGGTGCCACCGACGGGGTCGTCGCAAAGCGGCGCGACGGCGCGTATGAATGCGGCGAAAGGGCAATGGTGAAGGTCAAGCGGCTGAAGACGGCCGACTGCGTCGTCGGCGGCTTCCGCTACGAGAGCGACAGCTCTTTGGTCGGCTCGCTTCTGCTCGGCCTTTACGACACCGAGGGACTGCTGAACCATGTGGGCTTTACCGCGACGATCTCGGACAAGGAGCGGCCTGCCCTGACGCGCCAGCTCGAAGCTTTGCAGGAGCCGCCGGGCTTCACCGGCAAGGCCCCGGGCGGGCCCAGCCGCTGGAGCAGCGAACGCAGCGGCGAATGGCAGCCGGTTCGGCCGGAACTGGTCGTCGAAGTCCGGTTCGACCATGTCAGCAACCGGCGCTTCCGCCACGGTACGAAACTCATGCGCTGGCGGCCGGACAAGGACCCGCGCCAATGTACCTATGAGCAGATCGTACGTCCTGAAGGCTCGCCTTGA